A genomic stretch from Solanum stenotomum isolate F172 chromosome 8, ASM1918654v1, whole genome shotgun sequence includes:
- the LOC125874639 gene encoding auxin-responsive protein IAA4-like has product MECVLAHEKDLNLKATELRLGLPGRTDEESDKEIVFNVKNNKRALPEDEDCESNSISDSKTPPVAKTQIVGWPPVRSNRKNSFPSKKADAECGMYVKVSMDGAPYLRKIDLKLCKGYPELLKALEKMFKLSIGEYSEREGYKGSEFAPAYEDKDGDLMLVGDVPFEMFLSSCKRLRIMKGSEARGLGCGV; this is encoded by the exons atggagTGTGTTTTGGCTCATGAGAAAGATTTGAATCTCAAGGCAACAGAGCTTAGATTGGGTTTACCAGGGAGGACAGATGAAGAATCTGACAAAGAAATTGTCTTTAATGTTAAGAATAACAAAAGGGCTTTGCCTGAGGATGAAGATTGTGAATCAAACTCCATTTCTGATTCCAAAACTCCACCTGTTGCCAA GACACAAATAGTGGGGTGGCCACCAGTGAGATCTAACAGGAAAAATAGCTTTCCATCAAAGAAAGCAGATGCTGAGTGTGGGATGTATGTGAAAGTTAGTATGGATGGAGCCCCTTATCTTAGAAAAATTGATCTGAAATTGTGCAAGGGTTATCCAGAACTGTTAAAGGCATTAGAGAAAATGTTCAAGCTGAGTATAGGTGAATATTCAGAGAGGGAAGGGTATAAAGGGTCTGAATTTGCTCCTGCTTATGAAGATAAAGATGGTGACTTGATGCTTGTTGGAGATGTTCCTTTTGA AATGTTCTTATCATCATGTAAAAGGCTAAGGATAATGAAAGGATCAGAAGCAAGAGGGTTAGGATGTGGAGTTTGA